A section of the Agromyces aurantiacus genome encodes:
- a CDS encoding metalloregulator ArsR/SmtB family transcription factor, which translates to MGKGGADGAAGSLAVIADPTRARMLALILASPDGRATVTALADELGLRQPTVSHHAKALHDQGVLERTPDGRRAWYSVAPSELERVRGVLGEPAAAPPDDVVVDRIVDDLAQRFAGTFGRETVERYVRESLDLVSGHAAGSPRLASRTAGFAADRLSALASQRAETDATPEVLFVCVQNAGRSQMAAAILRHLAGGRVHVRTAGSEPAGEVSPAILSALDEIGVPVGGEFPKPLTDEVVRAADVVITMGCGDACPVYPGKRYLDWELDDPVGQPTTRVRDIRDDIDRRVRGLLAELT; encoded by the coding sequence ATGGGCAAGGGCGGGGCGGATGGCGCAGCCGGCAGCCTCGCGGTGATCGCCGACCCGACGCGGGCGCGCATGCTGGCACTCATCCTCGCGAGCCCCGACGGCCGTGCGACGGTCACCGCGCTGGCCGATGAACTGGGACTCCGGCAACCGACCGTCTCGCACCACGCCAAGGCGCTGCACGACCAGGGCGTGCTCGAGCGGACACCCGATGGGCGCCGGGCATGGTATTCGGTCGCACCCTCCGAGCTCGAGCGCGTGCGGGGAGTGCTCGGCGAGCCCGCCGCCGCGCCGCCCGACGACGTCGTCGTGGACCGCATCGTCGACGACCTCGCCCAGCGCTTCGCGGGCACGTTCGGTCGCGAGACCGTCGAACGGTACGTGCGCGAGAGCCTCGACCTCGTGTCCGGGCACGCCGCGGGTTCCCCGCGACTGGCCTCGCGCACCGCCGGCTTCGCCGCCGACCGCCTCTCGGCGCTCGCCTCGCAGCGAGCCGAGACGGACGCGACCCCCGAGGTGCTCTTCGTGTGCGTGCAGAACGCCGGGCGGTCGCAGATGGCGGCGGCGATCCTGCGCCATCTCGCGGGCGGCCGGGTGCACGTGCGGACGGCCGGGTCGGAGCCGGCGGGCGAGGTGAGTCCCGCCATCCTGAGCGCGCTCGACGAGATCGGCGTGCCGGTCGGCGGGGAGTTCCCGAAGCCACTGACCGACGAGGTCGTGCGCGCCGCCGACGTGGTGATCACGATGGGCTGCGGCGACGCCTGCCCCGTCTACCCGGGGAAGCGGTACCTCGACTGGGAGCTCGACGACCCTGTCGGGCAGCCGACGACGCGGGTGCGCGACATCCGCGATGACATCGACCGGCGTGTGAGGGGACTGCTCGCGGAGCTGACGTGA
- a CDS encoding arsenate reductase ArsC, which translates to MSTRDGQLALDDPHQVLHRSAEHLAARFDGIVNAETVERVVFESYAALLRTARITVHLPSLAARFANERLTALAQAKGVIPKAVPEVLFVCVQNSGRSQMAAALMRELGAGRVHVRSAGSEPGGDILPAVVSAMAEQGIDLGEEFPKPLTDDVVRAADAVVTMGCGDACPVYPGKRYLDWHLHDPAELDLDGVRRVRDEIRSHVERLLADILPTASEDRA; encoded by the coding sequence ATGAGCACGCGAGACGGGCAGCTCGCCCTCGACGACCCGCACCAGGTGCTTCACCGCAGCGCCGAGCACCTCGCCGCGCGCTTCGACGGCATCGTCAACGCCGAGACTGTCGAACGGGTCGTCTTCGAGTCCTACGCCGCGCTGTTGCGCACGGCGAGGATCACCGTGCACCTGCCGAGCCTCGCCGCCCGGTTCGCGAACGAACGACTCACCGCGCTCGCCCAGGCGAAGGGGGTCATCCCCAAGGCCGTGCCCGAAGTGCTCTTCGTGTGCGTCCAGAACTCCGGCCGGTCGCAGATGGCGGCCGCGCTCATGCGCGAGCTCGGCGCAGGCCGCGTGCACGTGCGCTCGGCCGGGTCGGAGCCTGGCGGAGACATCCTGCCTGCGGTCGTCTCGGCGATGGCCGAGCAGGGCATCGACCTCGGCGAGGAGTTCCCGAAGCCGCTCACTGACGACGTCGTGCGCGCCGCCGACGCCGTCGTCACCATGGGCTGCGGCGATGCCTGCCCGGTCTACCCGGGCAAGCGCTACCTCGACTGGCACCTCCACGACCCGGCCGAGCTCGACCTCGACGGCGTCCGTCGCGTGCGCGACGAGATCCGCTCGCACGTCGAGCGGTTGCTCGCTGACATCCTGCCGACCGCCTCGGAGGACCGGGCATGA
- the arsA gene encoding arsenical pump-driving ATPase: MKFLDDLPRFLFFTGKGGVGKTSVACASAVRLADAGRRVLLVSTDPASNIGQVFGLTVGNAITPIPSVPGLSALEIDPEAAADAYRERIIGPLRGTLPAEEIEGVTESLSGSCTTEIASFDEFTELLTGGAASRGYDHVIFDTAPTGHTVRLLQLPGSWSEFLTAGGDASCLGPLSGLERHKATYANAVQALTDPSRTRLVLVTRAQRSALDELERTYAELAEIGMPEGYVVVNGVLPDSAGTEPLTAAVRRREAAALAAMPPRVSALPRDVVDLRPENVVGVDQVRALFSPAAPVPAGERDPGDVPLDGAGLSALIDEIERDGRGLVMCMGKGGVGKTTVAAAVAVRLALRGHEVLLTTTDPAAHLAQTLDGGGLDNLTVSRIDPGAAIRAYRERVMAAKGKGLDDEERAALAEDLMSPCNDEVAVFHEFSRAISESRRRFVVIDTAPTGHTLLLLDATGSYHREVTRQMGDGAGFVTPLMRLQDPALTKVILVTLAETTPVLEAEELAADLRRAGIEPWAWVVDGSIAAAEPASPFLRRRARNELDQIERVRREAERVAIVPLLAEEPVGVARLAALSESIPQRA, from the coding sequence ATGAAGTTCCTCGACGACCTCCCGCGCTTCCTGTTCTTCACGGGCAAGGGCGGGGTCGGCAAGACGTCCGTGGCCTGCGCGAGCGCCGTCCGGCTGGCCGATGCCGGCAGGCGAGTCCTGCTCGTGAGCACCGATCCGGCGTCGAACATCGGCCAGGTCTTCGGCCTCACGGTGGGCAACGCGATCACGCCGATCCCGTCGGTGCCTGGCCTGTCCGCGCTGGAGATCGATCCCGAGGCTGCTGCCGACGCGTACCGTGAGCGGATCATCGGTCCGCTCCGGGGCACCCTTCCGGCCGAGGAGATCGAGGGCGTGACCGAGAGCCTCTCCGGCTCGTGCACGACCGAGATCGCCTCGTTCGACGAGTTCACCGAGCTGCTCACGGGTGGCGCGGCCTCCCGCGGGTACGACCACGTGATCTTCGACACCGCACCGACCGGTCACACCGTCCGCCTGCTGCAACTGCCGGGGTCGTGGAGCGAGTTCCTCACCGCCGGAGGGGACGCCTCGTGCCTCGGCCCGCTCTCGGGCCTCGAGCGCCACAAGGCCACCTACGCGAACGCGGTGCAGGCACTCACCGACCCGAGCCGCACCAGGCTCGTGCTCGTCACGCGCGCCCAGCGCTCGGCCTTGGACGAGCTCGAGCGCACGTACGCCGAGCTGGCCGAGATCGGCATGCCCGAGGGGTACGTGGTCGTCAACGGCGTGCTGCCCGATTCGGCCGGCACAGAGCCGCTCACGGCGGCCGTACGACGCCGCGAGGCCGCGGCGCTCGCGGCGATGCCCCCGCGGGTCTCGGCGCTGCCGAGGGACGTGGTCGACCTCCGCCCCGAGAACGTGGTCGGGGTCGATCAGGTGCGCGCGCTCTTCTCGCCGGCGGCGCCGGTTCCCGCGGGCGAGCGCGATCCGGGCGACGTTCCGCTCGACGGCGCCGGGCTCTCGGCGTTGATCGACGAGATCGAACGCGACGGGCGCGGGCTCGTGATGTGCATGGGCAAGGGGGGTGTGGGCAAGACCACGGTCGCGGCGGCGGTGGCCGTCCGGCTGGCGCTGCGCGGGCACGAGGTGCTCCTCACCACGACCGACCCTGCGGCGCACCTGGCGCAGACCCTCGACGGCGGCGGGCTCGACAACCTCACGGTCTCCCGGATCGATCCGGGAGCGGCGATCCGGGCGTACCGGGAGCGCGTCATGGCCGCCAAGGGCAAGGGGCTCGACGACGAGGAACGCGCCGCCCTGGCCGAGGACCTGATGTCGCCGTGCAACGACGAGGTCGCCGTCTTCCACGAGTTCTCGCGCGCGATCTCGGAATCGCGCCGCAGGTTCGTCGTGATCGACACCGCGCCGACGGGCCACACGCTGCTGCTCCTGGACGCGACCGGTTCGTACCACCGCGAGGTCACCCGGCAGATGGGCGACGGCGCCGGGTTCGTCACGCCGCTCATGCGACTGCAGGACCCGGCGCTGACCAAGGTGATCCTCGTCACGCTCGCCGAGACCACCCCCGTCCTCGAAGCCGAGGAGCTCGCGGCCGACCTCCGCCGCGCGGGGATCGAGCCCTGGGCGTGGGTCGTCGACGGCTCGATCGCCGCCGCCGAGCCCGCATCGCCGTTCCTGCGCCGCCGGGCGAGGAACGAGCTCGATCAGATCGAGCGCGTGCGCCGCGAGGCCGAACGGGTCGCGATCGTGCCGCTGCTGGCTGAGGAGCCCGTAGGGGTGGCCCGACTTGCGGCCCTGTCCGAGTCGATCCCACAGCGCGCCTGA
- a CDS encoding arsenate reductase ArsC: protein MSEKPTVLFVCVHNAGRSQMAAGYLRELGGDRVEVLSAGSAPKDEINPVAVDAMAEEGIDIAGNTPKVLTTEAVKDSDVVITMGCGDACPIFPGKRYEDWELDDPAGQGIEAVRPIRDEIRRRVEELLGEILPAEPRA from the coding sequence ATGTCCGAGAAGCCCACCGTCCTGTTCGTCTGCGTGCACAACGCCGGCCGCTCCCAGATGGCCGCCGGCTACCTGCGCGAGCTCGGCGGCGACCGCGTCGAGGTGCTCTCCGCCGGGTCCGCGCCGAAGGACGAGATCAACCCCGTCGCCGTCGACGCCATGGCCGAGGAGGGCATCGACATCGCCGGCAACACGCCGAAGGTGCTGACAACCGAGGCCGTGAAGGACTCCGACGTCGTCATCACGATGGGCTGCGGCGATGCCTGCCCGATCTTCCCCGGCAAGCGCTACGAGGACTGGGAGCTCGACGACCCGGCCGGCCAGGGCATCGAGGCGGTCCGCCCCATCCGCGACGAGATCCGCCGCCGTGTCGAGGAGCTGCTCGGCGAGATCCTGCCCGCCGAGCCGCGGGCATGA
- a CDS encoding class I SAM-dependent methyltransferase → MIDFDALRRHPDLEAPGLAASDAADRLILDEASSALAEATSPREVVVVDDAYGALALGAVDAGAREVRVHQDAITGERALAENAARLGVPEERRPHSMPFDPALVEGARVVLMRLPRALDRLDEVADLVAEHAAPDVRVFAGGRIKHMSLAMNDVLGRWFDRVDVTHARQKSRVLVASGVRRGPETRPEGAPRPARGYDEELGLEVVAYGGVFAGTTVDIGTRFLLGVLDEAARDAATAVDLACGSGVVAAWLARRRPGLVVRASDRSAAAAASARLTAAANGVADRVQVTRADGLEHLPDRSERLVVLNPPFHSDAALHTGIAEHLFAEAARVLAPGGELWCVWNSHLRYRPLLERTVGPTRQIARNPKFTVTASTAAG, encoded by the coding sequence GTGATCGACTTCGACGCGCTGCGTCGCCATCCCGACCTCGAAGCGCCCGGACTCGCGGCCTCGGACGCCGCGGACCGGCTGATCCTCGACGAGGCCTCGTCCGCGCTCGCCGAGGCGACCTCGCCGCGCGAGGTGGTCGTGGTCGACGACGCCTACGGCGCGCTCGCCCTGGGCGCGGTCGACGCCGGCGCTCGCGAGGTGCGCGTGCACCAGGACGCGATCACGGGCGAACGGGCGCTCGCCGAGAACGCGGCCCGGCTCGGAGTGCCGGAGGAACGCCGGCCGCACAGCATGCCGTTCGACCCTGCCCTCGTCGAGGGCGCCCGGGTCGTGCTCATGCGCCTGCCTCGCGCGCTCGACCGGCTCGACGAGGTCGCGGACCTCGTGGCCGAGCATGCCGCGCCCGACGTTCGCGTCTTCGCGGGCGGACGCATCAAGCACATGTCGCTCGCGATGAACGACGTGCTCGGCCGGTGGTTCGACCGGGTCGACGTGACGCACGCGCGGCAGAAGTCGCGCGTGCTGGTGGCGTCCGGGGTTCGGAGGGGTCCCGAGACGCGCCCGGAGGGCGCTCCTCGACCGGCACGGGGGTACGACGAGGAGCTCGGGCTCGAGGTGGTCGCGTATGGCGGCGTGTTCGCGGGCACGACCGTCGACATCGGCACGCGGTTCCTGCTCGGCGTGCTCGACGAGGCGGCGCGGGATGCCGCGACCGCCGTCGATCTCGCGTGCGGATCGGGTGTCGTCGCGGCGTGGCTCGCGCGCCGGCGACCCGGGCTCGTCGTGCGCGCGTCGGACCGGAGCGCCGCGGCCGCGGCATCCGCCCGCCTGACCGCCGCGGCGAACGGCGTGGCCGACCGCGTGCAGGTGACGCGGGCCGACGGCCTCGAGCACCTGCCCGACCGCAGCGAACGGCTCGTGGTGCTGAACCCGCCGTTCCACTCCGACGCCGCCCTGCACACCGGCATCGCCGAGCACCTCTTCGCCGAGGCCGCGCGCGTGCTCGCACCGGGCGGCGAGCTGTGGTGCGTCTGGAACTCCCACCTCCGCTACCGGCCCCTGCTCGAACGCACCGTCGGGCCCACGCGGCAGATCGCGCGGAACCCGAAGTTCACCGTGACCGCGTCGACCGCCGCTGGTTGA